In Dasypus novemcinctus isolate mDasNov1 chromosome 10, mDasNov1.1.hap2, whole genome shotgun sequence, one DNA window encodes the following:
- the LOC101433511 gene encoding LOW QUALITY PROTEIN: olfactory receptor 51G2-like (The sequence of the model RefSeq protein was modified relative to this genomic sequence to represent the inferred CDS: substituted 1 base at 1 genomic stop codon), producing MAISNNINSSSFFILMDLPGLXGAHCWTALPICCIYVLSVLGNVTIMYIVKTVPSLHTPMYLFLSMLSMADLGLSASTLPSMAAVFLLGQRMVEASTCFVQLFFIHTFSVIESAVLLAMTFDHCVAIREPLHYVTILTTKCIGTIGLAIVARSAALHLPLPVLLGKLHFQPVSALSHSYCVHPDILRLASSSTHVNSGFGLFVMLSTLGLDAVLRLLSCVLILKTVLNIASNAQWLKAFNTCVSHICAVLLFYTPLVSLSIIHRFTKNQLPAQVYMLLSYLHFLVPPMLNPIFYSVKTKEIRVRILKMLHPKKL from the coding sequence ATGGCAATATCTAACAACATTAATTCCAGCAGCTTCTTTATACTGATGGATCTCCCAGGACTATAAGGTGCTCATTGCTGGACAGCTCTTCCTATTTGTTGTATTTACGTTCTCTCTGTGCTGGGCAATGTCACTATCATGTACATTGTCAAGACTGTGCCCAGTCTTCACACACCCATGTACCTCTTCCTCTCCATGCTCTCAATGGCTGACCTGGGACTCTCAGCTTCCACACTGCCTTccatggcagctgtctttctcctAGGTCAGAGGATGGTAGAAGCCTCAACCTGCTTTGTGCAACTCTTCTTCATTCACACTTTCTCAGTCATTGAGTCAGCTGTGCTGCTGGCCATGACTTTTGACCACTGTGTGGCTATTCGTGAGCCATTGCATTATGTCACTATTCTCACAACCAAGTGCATCGGGACCATTGGTCTGGCCATTGTGGCCCGTAGCGCTGCCCTTCATCTGCCATTGCCAGTGCTCCTTGGAAAACTACACTTCCAGCCTGTGAGTGCCCTTTCCCATTCCTATTGTGTTCACCCTGATATTCTGAGACTGGCCAGTTCTAGCACTCATGTAAACAGTGGCTTTGGGCTCTTTGTCATGCTCTCCACTCTGGGGCTGGATGCTGTTCTCAGACTCCTCTCCTGTGTGCTCATCCTGAAGACAGTTTTGAACATTGCTTCCAATGCTCAGTGGTTGAAGGCCTTCAACACCTGTGTTTCCCACATCTGTGCTGTATTGCTATTCTATACACCACTGGTCAGCCTGTCTATAATCCATCGCTTTACAAAGAACCAGCTACCAGCCCAGGTATACATGCTTCTCTCCTACCTGCACTTTCTTGTGCCTCCAATGCTCAACCCAATTTTCTACAGTGTCAAAACCAAAGAGATTCGAGTACGcatcctgaagatgcttcacCCAAAAAAACTATAA